Proteins encoded by one window of Cervus canadensis isolate Bull #8, Minnesota chromosome 18, ASM1932006v1, whole genome shotgun sequence:
- the LOC122420453 gene encoding vomeronasal type-1 receptor 4-like: MASSFFIIGMIILTQTVVGILGNFSLLCSYIILHFMGYRLRSTDLILKHLIMANSLVLLSKGVPQTMAVFGWKHIRSDAGCKLLFFLHRVGRGVSISSICLLSVFQVITISPWNSRWAALKVTAPKYVVLSIFLCWILQMLVNVIFPFHMTGKWSDKNITEEKDFGYCSSILTDKTGDALYAALLLFPDVLCLGLTLWAGCYMVLILYRHKQQVQHIRRTDASSRSSPESRATKFILLLGSTFVYFYILSSTCQVLLGLFDQPSQFLVDITIIIAACFPTVSPFLLMSHNSSVHRLYFAGIRNAKSSTIMRKV; encoded by the coding sequence ATGGCCAGCAGCTTTTTCATAATAGGCATGATCATCTTAACACAGACCGTGGTTGGAATCCTGGGGAATTTCTCACTCCTTTGCAGTTATATCATCCTTCACTTCATGGGTTATAGGTTAAGGTCCACAGATTTGATCCTTAAGCACCTGATTATGGCCAACTCCTTGGTCCTCCTCTCTAAAGGGGTCCCCCAGACAATGGCAGTCTTTGGGTGGAAGCATATCCGAAGTGATGCTGGCTGcaaacttctcttctttctgcacagagtggggaggggagtgtcCATCAGTAGCATCTGCCTCTTGAGTGTCTTTCAGGTGATCACAATCAGTCCCTGGAACTCCAGGTGGGCAGCGCTGAAAGTAACAGCTCCCAAGTACGTGGTTCTCTCTATTTTCCTGTGTTGGATCCTGCAAATGCTGGtaaatgtcatttttcctttccatatGACTGGCAAATGGAGTGACAAAAACATCACAGAGGAAAAAGATTTTGGCTACTGTTCTTCTATTCTTACTGACAAAACTGGAGACGCCTTGTATGCAGCATTGCTATTATTCCCTGATGTTTTATGTTTGGGGCTCACGCTCTGGGCCGGCTGCTACATGGTTCTGATCCTGTACAGACATAAGCAGCAGGTCCAGCACATTCGTAGAACTGACGcctcctccaggtcctcccctgaGTCCAGAGCTACTAAATTCATCCTTCTCCTCGGGAGCACCTTTGTctacttttatattctttcctccaCCTGTCAAGTTCTTTTGGGTCTTTTTGATCAGCCCAGCCAGTTCCTTGTGGACATCACTATAATCATTGCAGCGTGTTTCCCAACTGTCAGCCCCTTTCTGCTCATGAGCCATAACTCCAGTGTACACAGGCTCTATTTTGCCGGGATAAGAAATGCAAAGTCCTCTACTATTATGAGAAaagtgtaa